In Bacteroidales bacterium, the genomic window GTGTCCTTCTCCTCGTATTGACAAGCAAAATCGATTTTTAGCTCATCCATAATCATTTTGGCTTTCTCTGGTAGACCATCTTTCTTAACCAATGGGAATACACCTAATTTAATTGGGGCTAAGGCAGGTGGGATACGAAGAACAACACGTTCATCAACGGTTCCATCCTCTTTTGTAATCTTCTCTTCGGTATATGCTGATGAAAGGATTAACAGGAATGTACGATCAAGACCTATTGAAGTTTCTATAACATAAGGAACATAGCTCTCGTTAGTTTCAGGATCAAAATATTGCAACTTTTTACCGGAATGTTTTTGATGGCTACTTAGGTCGAAATCGGTACGTGAATGGATTCCCTCAACCTCTTTGAAACCGAATGGGAATTCAAACTCTATATCTGATGCTGCGTTTGCGTAATGTGCAAGTTTTTCGTGTTTATGGAAACGATATTTGTTATCGCCAAGCCCCATAGACTTATGCCAACGCATACGTTTTTCCTTCCAGTACTCGTACCACTCCATCTCCTCGCCAGGGCGAACGAAGAATTGCATTTCCATTTGCTCAAACTCCCTCATTCGGAAAATGAATTGACGGGCTACGATCTCATTACGGAAAGCTTTTCCTGTTTGGGCAATTCCGAAAGGAATTTTCATACGCCCAGTTTTCTGAACATTCAGGTAATTAACAAAAATACCCTGTGCCGTTTCGGGTCTGAGGTAGATAGTGTCTGCATCCTCGCTAACCGAGCCCATTTTGGTCTCGAACATCAGGTTGAACTGTCGAACTTCTGTCCAGTTGCGTGAACCTGAAATTGGGCAAACTATTTCGCAATCTTCAATTATCTGTTTAACCTCCTTTAAATCACCCGAATCAAGAGATGTAACCATTCGGGTGTTAATGGTTTTTATTTTTTCAGCAACCTCAAGTACTCTAGGATTTGTTTCACGGAACATTGCCTCATCAAAAGTATCACCAAAGCGTTTCTTAGCTTTTTCAACCTCCTTGTTGATTTTATCCTCTTGCTTTTGAATCCAATCTTCGATTAACACATCGGCGCGATAACGTTTTTTGCTATCCTTATTATCTATCAAAGGATCGTTGAAAGCACCTACGTGTCCAGATGCTACCCACGTTTTGGGATGCATAAAGATTGCAGCATCAATACCCACAATGTTGTCGTTAAGGCGGGTCATTGCTTCCCACCAGTAACGACGGATATTATTTTTTAGCTCAACACCATTCTGTCCGTAATCGTAAACAGCGCTTAAACCATCATAAATTTCGCTCGATTGGAATACAAATCCGTACTCCTTTGCATGTGCAATTAATTTCTTAAATAGTTCTTCTTGGGTCATATAAAAAGATTCTTGATTTTAAACATTCGATTTCAGACAAAAAGCTAATTATCAATTAGCTGAAAATTCTCTTTAATTCTACTTTAACAGATTTGAAATAAACTTGATTTTTCTGCTTTTTTACCCCAAACCCTAAAGGGAGAAAGCAGAAAAATCAACCCAATCCCTTTAGGGGTAGGGGTAAAATTGGGTTGATTTTTCGTGTTATAAGCAATCTGTTAAAGTAGAATTAAAATAAAAAGCAAAAATAAGAGTTTTATTGGTTTAAAGTTATAAACCCTAAAGGTTTTAAATACCATAAGGGTTTTAACAATTCTAACGATTTTAGATATTTCACCGAAAATTTAACCAATAAAAACTGTAACAAAATATAAGTTTGATATACTAAATTTGTATTAAGATGAAACACCCATGTTTTTGACCAATACAAAATGAGATGAATAAGATATGGGTGTTCCATTATTATAATTAACAACTGTTCAACCTAATATTTTCATCTTGCAATAGATCAGTTTTTTAATCCGATATTATTCGAATGAAAAAAGATAGTATGCAGAAAAAAGAGGAGCATTTTAATCGTTTAGTCAAGGAGAACCATCAACGGATTCAAAGTATCTGCAAGTACTATGCTTCTGTAGCTGAAGATCAGAAGGATATTTATCAGGAAGTTTTAGTAAACATTTGGAAAAGTTTAGAAACTTTTAGGGGAGAAGCACAGGAAAGTACTTGGATTTATAGAATTGCATTAAACACAGCATTAGGTTTTGCAGGAAAAGAATTTCGTAGGATGAAATTTATCCTTGATCCCGGAGAAAAGGGCATTCAGAATATCCTTGTTGAAGATGATGGGGTTGATATCAAACTTCGAGAAGATCAACTAAACACCCTTCAGATTCACCTAAATCAACTAACGGTTATTGAGAAGGCAATAATGTCACTTGTTCTCGAAGGGTTATCATCAAAAGAAATATCGGAGATAATAGGGATAACCGAGCCTAACGTAAGGGTTAAGGTTCATCGAATTAAAGAGATATTAAGAGAAAAAATGAATGGAGGTAGTTATGAAAACTAATGATATGAATAACAATTTAAACCATACTATTGAAAGTTTACCAAATATGGAATTGTTTACGAGTAAGCTAAAAAAGGAGGATGAGTATAATCTTAAAATTTCTAAAACCTTTTTCCGGATTTACATTGGGTTTATTGGTTTTTATTTCATTATAATAATTGTAAATTTATTCTTTGATCGTGGATTAATTCAAGTTCTCTCCCAGATTCTCTTTATCCTATCGTTTGTTGCATTCGTTTTAATTTTTAGGGACAATTTAAAAATCTTTAAAAAAATTGATTACTCACTTCCATTGGCAGAGATGCTTAATGCTGTTGTAAAACGCTACCATCTTAAAATAGGTTATCTCTTAATTTTATTAATCCCTATTGTTTTAATGGATGGAGGATTAACCTTATCTTTCTATGAAGATTTGGAATCACTAAGTCCACTGAATAGAGTATTAATTGTTCAAGCGTTTTATATTCCAGTAATGGCAATATCAACCTTAATTGGGATATTAATATGGAGGCACAAGCAAAAGCCACTTCGAGATAAGGCACTTGAGTTGTTAAAGGAGCTTGAAAACTAATCGGATTTGATAAATAAAAAGAGGTTTGAAAAATTTCAAGCCTCTTTGCTTTTTATTGAATATTGATCAGTGTTCTTTTTTTTCCTTAACTTGTTTCAAATTTATTTCTATAAAATCAAATCATTTAAAACACATTATTATGAAAAAACAACTATTAGTTTTAGGCCTAATTGCCGTAGGAATTATTTCCTGTAAACAGGAACCAACCGTTAAGGTAAAGGAGTATTCCATTGAGCAGTTTTATAAGAATAAGCAAATAAGGGGAGGTGCTTTTTCTCAGGATGAGAAAAGATTGCTTGTTACAAGTAATGAGTCTGGAATATACAATCTGTTCGAGATCAATATTGCCGATGGGGCAAAAAAGCAAATTACGAACTCCAAAGAGGAATCATTTTTTGCAATTGATTATGTTCCAAACTCTAATAAAATTTTGTACAGTTCCGATAAGGGTGGTAACGAGATTAGCCATATCTACCTATTAAATGAGGACAGCACTTCAACCGACTTAACACCAGAACCAAAAGCAAAGGCTAATTTTGGAGGATGGAATAAAGACAAAACTGCATTCTATTTTCTATCGACAAAGCGTGATCCTCGCTTTTTTGATTTGTATAAGATGGATATCAAAACATGGAAATCGACACTGCTTTTTCTGAATGATAAAGGGCTTAATTATTCTGGAATTTCATGGGATGAAAAATATATTGCGCTTACACAAAGCATTACTTCGAGTGAGAGCAAATTGTTTTTGATGAACTCTTCGGATAAAAAGATGTCTGAAATTTCATTGCCCGATAAAATTGGAACATACGGTGGAACCGGATTTTCAAGAGATGGCAAGTATTTCTATTATATCACAAATGGTGGGGGAGAATATCAGTATCTTGTATCGTATGATATTGCCACAGGAGAACGAAAGACTGTTTACGAAACCAATTGGGATGTTGCTTACAGTTTCTTTTCTTGGAATGATAAATACAAGGTTATTTCCATTAACCAGGATGGCAAGAATGCACTAAAGATTTTTGATAATTCAACTGGGCAAGAGGTTGCCTTCCCCGAGGTATCCGATGGAGATATTTTAGGAATTGATATTTCGGATAGTGAAAAATACATGCGTTTGAGCGTTGGTACTTCAAAATCACCTTCGAATATCTATTTTTATAGTTTCGAGACCAAAGAGCTTAAGAAACTTACAAATACTCTTAACCCAGATATCGATCAAAACCAGCTTGTAAGTGCCGAGGTTGTTCGTTATAAATCATTTGATGGTCTTGATATTCCAGCCATCTTCTACAAACCTCTTATTGCCAATAAGAATAATAAAGTTCCTGCTTTGGTTTGGGTACATGGTGGACCAGGCGGTCAATCAAGAGTTGGTTACTTTTCGCTGATTCAATATCTTGTTAATCATGGTTACGCAATCCTTGCCGTGAATAATAGAGGAAGTAGCGGATATGGTAAAACATTCAACAAAATGGATGATCAGAATCACGGGGAGAAAGATTTAATGGATTGCGTATATGGTAAAAAATATCTTCAAACTTTGGAATATATAAACCCTGAAAAGATTGGTATCATTGGTGGTTCATATGGTGGTTACATGACAATGGCAGCAATGACATTTCAACCCGATGAGTTTAAGGTTGGTGTAAACCTATTCGGTGTTACAAACTGGTTAAGAACCTTAAAATCGATTCCTCCATTCTGGGCATCATTCAAAAAAGCTCTTTATGCAGAAATGGGTGATCCTACAACTGCCGATTCCGTTCGTCTTTACAATATATCTCCATTATTCCATGCCGATAAAATTAAGAATCCAGTTATGGTTCTTCAGGGTTCGAACGATCCACGTGTGCTAAAGGTTGAATCGGATGAAATTGTTGCTGCTGCGCAAAAAAACAATATTCCTGTTGAATACGTTGTATTTCCCGATGAGGGTCATGGGTTTGTTAAGAAGGAAAACGAGATAAAAGGGTATGGAGCAATTCTAGTTTTCTTGGATAAATATTTGAAGGAGGAAGTTAAGAAGTAGTAGGTTTGATTAACTCAAGGTGCTGGTTGCTAGATGCTGGTTGCCGAAAGCTTATTATTTAACGTGAACTCGATGTAAGCATAACATATTGATCCCAAGCATAGTGTTAAATTATTGCTTTGTCATGTTGAACGGATTGAAGCATCTGGATTTTAAACAATCAGATCCTTCGCTTCGCTCAGGATGACAACCTGCATCGAACACATGTTAATTTAATAAAAGATAAGAGGAGAAGAACTAGATACTGTAAACCAAACCAGCAATTTGCAACCAGAAACTAGTAACTTAGGTTTGTATATATCAAAAAAGCTTTGGTTAATTCCAAAGCTTTTTTGTTGTGGTTTTTAGAACAAACCGTGTATCAACGCATCAATCTTGTTAATTACAATCCTTAAATCTTCTGGTCTTTCGGCAAAGTTCATATTATCAACCTCAATAATAAGCATCTTTCCCAGTTTGTAGGATTCAATCCAAGCTTCATATCGCTCATTTAGGCGTTGTAGATAATCAAGACGAATATTCTTCTCGTAATCCCTACCCCTCTTTTGAATTTGGCTTACCAGTGTAGGCACATTACCCCTCAAATAAATGAGTAAATCGGGTGGCTGAATAAGGGAACACATCAATGCAAAAAGATTGGAGTAGTTATTGAAATCGCGGGTAGACATAAGCCCCATAGTATGTAGGTTGGGTGCAAAAATATGAGCATCTTCATAAATAGTTCTGTCCTGAATAACAGTATCCCCTTTGCGGCGAATATCAACAATCTGACCAAACCTACTATTTAAAAAGTAAATCTGGAGATTGAAACTCCAGCGTTGCATATCTTCATAAAAATCGTTTAGGTATGGGTTGTCATCTACATCCTCAAAGTGAGGTTTCCAACCATAATGCTTTGCAAGCAAACGAGTAAGAGTTGTTTTGCCAGATCCAATATTCCCAGCAACGGCTATGTGCATGATGAGGTTTTTTAAGGTTTTTTACAGCTGATTTACGCTTGCTAAAAATACGAAAGTTTGTTAGTCATTTATCATTCTATGGTTACATTTAGCTAACAACTAATTCACTACCATTATAGAATAAAAATTTGCCTCTAAACTTAATGGGGATACAGCTAAATGACACATCGAAAGCCTTAACCTGATTGCCATCCAGAATATATTGAAATAATTTTCCCTCGGAGAAATAAACCATTGAACCGTCAATAAATGTAAAATAGGAATCAATTTTTACTGGAATGTCGCCCATGCGTGCCCCAAAGGAATCGAATCGACAGATACCTTTATTTTGAAAAGCAAGGTAAAGAATTCCTTTATTCTCTTGAATAAAAGTTGGTCTGGTATCAGAAAAAGTCATATCGGGGATTATCTTTTCTCCTGTGGGATTAAAGCTGGAGTCGAAGTAAAGTATCTCCCATCTATTTCGATTGAAAACCCAAAATCCGCCTTTATTGCTTCGACAAACTAGAGTTACATCGCTAATTCCCTTATCTTGAAATTTAATAGGCTCTGATATCTCCGCTACTGCATTGTTTAATATTACAACGGATTGGGAACCTTGATAAAAAACAAGAATTCTAAATGGGTCTAAAACATCAATATATGCGGGATTTCCAAGGAGAATATTGGAATATGAACCGATTTTTTTGAATTGCTTATCGAAACAGATAATCTCGTGGTTATTTACCACCCAAACATTATCAAACTTATCGGCCAGAATAAAACTACATTGAGCATTCGTTTTGCTGGTTGATAA contains:
- a CDS encoding RNA polymerase sigma factor, which produces MKKDSMQKKEEHFNRLVKENHQRIQSICKYYASVAEDQKDIYQEVLVNIWKSLETFRGEAQESTWIYRIALNTALGFAGKEFRRMKFILDPGEKGIQNILVEDDGVDIKLREDQLNTLQIHLNQLTVIEKAIMSLVLEGLSSKEISEIIGITEPNVRVKVHRIKEILREKMNGGSYEN
- a CDS encoding alpha/beta fold hydrolase, whose product is MKKQLLVLGLIAVGIISCKQEPTVKVKEYSIEQFYKNKQIRGGAFSQDEKRLLVTSNESGIYNLFEINIADGAKKQITNSKEESFFAIDYVPNSNKILYSSDKGGNEISHIYLLNEDSTSTDLTPEPKAKANFGGWNKDKTAFYFLSTKRDPRFFDLYKMDIKTWKSTLLFLNDKGLNYSGISWDEKYIALTQSITSSESKLFLMNSSDKKMSEISLPDKIGTYGGTGFSRDGKYFYYITNGGGEYQYLVSYDIATGERKTVYETNWDVAYSFFSWNDKYKVISINQDGKNALKIFDNSTGQEVAFPEVSDGDILGIDISDSEKYMRLSVGTSKSPSNIYFYSFETKELKKLTNTLNPDIDQNQLVSAEVVRYKSFDGLDIPAIFYKPLIANKNNKVPALVWVHGGPGGQSRVGYFSLIQYLVNHGYAILAVNNRGSSGYGKTFNKMDDQNHGEKDLMDCVYGKKYLQTLEYINPEKIGIIGGSYGGYMTMAAMTFQPDEFKVGVNLFGVTNWLRTLKSIPPFWASFKKALYAEMGDPTTADSVRLYNISPLFHADKIKNPVMVLQGSNDPRVLKVESDEIVAAAQKNNIPVEYVVFPDEGHGFVKKENEIKGYGAILVFLDKYLKEEVKK
- a CDS encoding deoxynucleoside kinase → MHIAVAGNIGSGKTTLTRLLAKHYGWKPHFEDVDDNPYLNDFYEDMQRWSFNLQIYFLNSRFGQIVDIRRKGDTVIQDRTIYEDAHIFAPNLHTMGLMSTRDFNNYSNLFALMCSLIQPPDLLIYLRGNVPTLVSQIQKRGRDYEKNIRLDYLQRLNERYEAWIESYKLGKMLIIEVDNMNFAERPEDLRIVINKIDALIHGLF
- a CDS encoding glycine--tRNA ligase, with protein sequence MTQEELFKKLIAHAKEYGFVFQSSEIYDGLSAVYDYGQNGVELKNNIRRYWWEAMTRLNDNIVGIDAAIFMHPKTWVASGHVGAFNDPLIDNKDSKKRYRADVLIEDWIQKQEDKINKEVEKAKKRFGDTFDEAMFRETNPRVLEVAEKIKTINTRMVTSLDSGDLKEVKQIIEDCEIVCPISGSRNWTEVRQFNLMFETKMGSVSEDADTIYLRPETAQGIFVNYLNVQKTGRMKIPFGIAQTGKAFRNEIVARQFIFRMREFEQMEMQFFVRPGEEMEWYEYWKEKRMRWHKSMGLGDNKYRFHKHEKLAHYANAASDIEFEFPFGFKEVEGIHSRTDFDLSSHQKHSGKKLQYFDPETNESYVPYVIETSIGLDRTFLLILSSAYTEEKITKEDGTVDERVVLRIPPALAPIKLGVFPLVKKDGLPEKAKMIMDELKIDFACQYEEKDTIGKRYRRHDAIGTPFCITVDHQTLEDDTVTIRYRDTMAQERVQASRLREIMEEKVSLRTLLKLL